From Camelus dromedarius isolate mCamDro1 chromosome X, mCamDro1.pat, whole genome shotgun sequence, one genomic window encodes:
- the LOC135320128 gene encoding melanoma-associated antigen 10-like, which translates to MSELRKAAEDLQDPRDSRGLMDVQQMEAEQEGGASPWSSSSSVSSSYSACAVSLLHDAQPSMVTDLVGFLLLKYHRKQPTTRAEMLSIFLREYQHHFPAVFSQASEYMQLVFGVDVKEVDPGGHWYVLVPTLGLTCDGMLGDGQSMPKNGLLVMLLCMIHLEGERLPEEEVWGALSKLGLRAGREHFIYGEPRELITKAWVQEGYLEYRQVADSDPARFEFLWGPRAHAEISKLQVLEHVHRASRRGPSSFPSLSDEAASDEEEEA; encoded by the coding sequence ATGAGTGAGCTCCGCAAGGCTGCGGAAGACCTTCAGGACCCCAGAGACTCGCGGGGCCTCATGGATGTTCAGCAGATGGAGGCTGAGCAGGAGGGGGGCGCATCCccctggtcctcctcctcctcagtctcctcttcctACTCTGCCTGTGCCGTGTCCCTGCTCCATGATGCACAGCCTTCGATGGTGACTGACCTGGTGGGCTTCCTGCTCCTCAAGTATCACAGGAAGCAGCCGACCACCAGGGCAGAAATGCTGAGTATCTTCCTCAGAGAATACCAGCACCATTTCCCTGCGGTCTTCAGCCAGGCCTCTGAGTACATGCAGCTGGtctttggggtggatgtgaaggaggtggaTCCCGGGGGCCACTGGTatgtcctggtccccaccctgggcctcacctgtgATGGGATGCTGGGCGATGGGCAGAGCATGCCCAAGAACGGCCTCCTGGTGATGCTCCTTTGCATGATCCACCTGGAGGGAGAGCGCCTCCCTGAGGAGGAGGTGTGGGGAGCACTGAGCAAGCTGGGGCTGCgtgctgggagggagcacttcatctacggggagcccagggagctcatcACCAAAGCGTGGGTGCAGGAGGGGTACCTGGAGTACCGGCAGGTGGCCGACAGCGATCCCGCTCGCTTCGAGTTCCTGTGGGGCCCCCGGGCCCACGCGGAGATCAGCAAGTTGCAAGTCCTGGAGCATGTACACAGGGCCAGTAGACGGGGTCCCAGTTCCTTCCCATCCCTGTCAGATGAGGCTGCTAGcgatgaggaagaggaggcctGA